Below is a window of Shinella sp. PSBB067 DNA.
AAATCCGCGAGCGCCAGAAAAATCTCCTCGCGCGTCATGTCAGGCCACCTTCTGGTTTCGGCGCTCGGCAATCATCCGGCGCGTGTTGCGAAGGGCGACGGCCATGATGGTGGCCGTCGGGTTGGTCGCGCCGGACGTCGGAAAGGTCGAGGCATCCATGATGTAGAGGTTCGGCACGTCGTGGCAGGCGCCGAACTGGTCGACGACCGATGTCTTCGGATCGGCGCCCATCACGCAGGTGCCGATCAGGTGCCAGCCGGATTCGCGCACGGGCGTCGAGACGAGCGTTTCGATCGCGCCCGCCGCCTTCACGGATTCCAGGCAGCGCTCGATGTTGAACTGCAGGAGGCGGTTCGAGTTCTCGTTGACCTTGTAGATGATCTGCGGCGCGGGAAGCCCGTCGGAATCGACGAGGTCCCTGGACAGCACGACCTGGTTGCTCTCCTCCGGCAGGTCCTCGCCGACGATGCCCCAGATGAGCGAATGGCCGAAGCGGCGGTCGACATTGTCGTGCAGGTTCCCGCCCCAGAAATCCTGGAAACGCCCCTCCTCCGCCACATAGACCTTCGAGCCGATGGCGCCCGATACGCCGACCGGCCCGCCCGACGGCATGCAGTTCCACTTGGAGCCGCGCACGAAACCCCGGCTCTCGTCGGTCTCGTAGAATTCGAGCGAATAGACCTGCTGGCCGAAAGGACCGCGCCAGGAATCGAGCGGATCCTCGTAGGAGGCAAGAACGCTCGCGAAGGGGTGCATCATGAGGCGCTTGCCGACGAGGCCGGAAGAATTGGCAAGGCCGTCCGGATTGCGGCTGCCGCCGGACATCAGCAGCAGGCGCGGCGTGCCGACGCCGTTTGCGCAGACGATGACCACCTTGGCGCGCTGCCGGCGATCCCGGCCATTGGCATCCACATAGACGACGCCGGTGGCAAGCCCCTGGTCGTTGGTCTCGATCTCCTTGACGCGCGCGCGCGTCACGAGACGCGCGCCTGCCTTGAGGGCGAGCGGCCAGTGCGAGCGGTCCGTCGTCGACTTCGCCCCCTCGGGACAGCCGGTCAGGCAGGTGCCGCGCCGAACGCAGGCGTTGAGCTCGCCGAATTTCTCGGACGGGATGGCGTTGCTGCCCGGCCACCAGTGCCAGCCCATATTCTCCATGCCGAGCGCGCCCCGGCGGCCGACGGAGCCCATCGGCAGGGCGGCGAAGGGATAGGCCGGGCGCGGCGGGAAGGCGGGATCGCCGGCAAGCCCGGACACGCCGACCTCCCGCTCGATCTCCAGCTGGTAGGGCAGAAGGTCCTCGTAGCTGAACGGCCAGTCCTCCGCGACGCCGTCCATCGAGCGCGCCCGGAAATCCGACGGCAGGAAATGCATCCACTGCGCGCCGTAGAGCGTGGCGCTGCCGCCGACGCCGGCGAACATCAGCGGGTTGATGTCCGTCGTGGACGTGTCGACAGGATAGTCGTTCGGATTGTCGCGGACATTGGGATTGGGATGCCAGAGCTTGGTGCTGACCAGCTCATGCTCGGGCCGGGCGCCGGTATAGTCGTTGTATTCCGGCCAGTCGCCCTGCTCCAGCACGACGACGGAAACGCCGGCGCGCGCCAGGTGCAAGGCCGCCACGGAGCCGGACGGGCCGGCCCCGACGATGACGACATCCACCTCCTCGTCGCGCCTCGGACGCGCGCCCCTGTCGGCAAGGTTCTCGATTGCCATATGTTCCTCCATTCCCGGCGCCTTGGCGCCTCAAACCAGCCGCGTGCGATAGAAGGCCGCCGCGCCGACGATGATGATGCCCTTGATGATGAGCTGCATTTCGATCGGAAACCCGAGCAGCAGCACGAGATTGTTGATGACGACGAGGACCGCGACTCCCAGCAGCGCCCCCAGGATGGTGCCGCGCCCGCCCGACAGCGCGACACCGCCCATGACCGCCGCGACGATGGAATCGAGCTCGTAGCCCTGGCCGACCCAGTTGGACACGGTGCCGACATAGCCGAGCAGGAACAGCCCGCCGATGCCCGCGCAGACGGAACAGATGACGTAGCAGGCGATGGTGACCCGGTCGGGCGCGATGCCGTTGAGGAACGCCGCCTTCGGATTGCTGCCGACCATGAAGATCTTGCGTCCGAGCCGCGAGCGGTGCAGCACGATGGACAGCACCACCGCCATGACGGCAAGCGTCGTCAGGTTGACCGGAATGCCCCAGATGCGGCCGGACGCCAGGAACGACATGCCCGGCGGCAGCGTGCTGATCGGCGCGCCGCCGGTATAGGCGAAGCGCACGCCCTGCAGGATGATCATCATCGCCAGCGTCGCCAGGAACGGGCTGACATTCCGTTTCGCGACCAGCCAGCCGTTGACGAAGCCGACAAGGGCCGAGATGACGATGGCGGCGAGGAAGATCACCGGGATCGCGTCGTTGCTCGTCGCCTTGAAGGCCGTGGCGAGCACGGCGACGGTCGCCATCAGCGAGGCGACGGACAGGTCCAGCCCGCGCACCATGATGACGAAGGCCTGGCCGACGACCACCATGCCGAGCGGCGCGGCGATGGTCAGGACGTTGACGAGGTTGGCGGGCCGCAGGAATGTCGGCGACAGCAGCGCGGCGGCGACGAGCAGCACGCCGAGGAAGATGGCAAGCCCGAACCGCTCGAAGATCGCGGCCATCGAGACGCTCTTGCGGGATTTCGGCAAGGTGGCTTCAAGGGGCGCCATGTCACGTCCTCCGCACGGTATGGAAACCGACTGCAACGATGATGATCACGCCCTGGATGATCCACTGGTAGTAGGACGAGACGCCGACGAAGTTCAGCAGGCTGTTGAGCATCGTCACGAGAAGCACCCCGAGGAAGGTGCCGAACACGCCGCCGCGCCCGCCGGCAAGGATGGTCCCGCCGACCACGACCGGCGTGATCGACTGCAATGTCAGCGCGGCGCCGATGCGCGGATCGCCAACACCGGTGCGGGCCGTGAGGAAGAGCCCCGCAATGCCGGCGCAAAGGCCGGAAAGCGCATAGGCCATGACCGTGATGCGCCCGACGGCCAGGCCGTTGAGCCGTGCCGCTTCCGCATCGCCTCCGACGAAATAGATGTTCCGCCCGGCGCGCGTGCGCTGAAGCCAGAGCCCGGCAATGGCGAAGACGACGACGAGGACGATGGCGCTGACGGGAATGCCGCCGACATTCCGGTAGGCGATGTCTTCGAGGGCACGCGGGATCGAGCCGCCGGGTTCCTTGCGGTACATCAGCGTTCCGCCGAAGATCACCGACGACATGCCGAGCGTCACGATCAGCGGATGGACGCGCAGGACCACCGTCAGGATGCCGTTCACCGCACCGACGGCCGCGGCGGCGGCGAGCGCCAGCGGAACGGCCAGCCAGACCAGGTCCGGCCGCCAGTCGAGGAAATTGGCGAGAAAGACGGTGACGGCGCTGACCAGCGAGCCTATGGCAAGGTCAATGCCGCCCATCAGCACGACGAAGGTCTGCCCGAGGCTGACGAGGCCCAGCACGATCAGTTGCTGGAGCACGTTCGTGACGTTGCGCCAGGTGAGGAACCGGTCCGACAGCACGCCGCCCGCCACGAGAATGAGCAGGATGAGCCCGCCGACGATGAGATAGGACATCATCAGGCGGTTGCGCCGCAGGTCCATCAACAGGGCGCTCATGCCACCTCTCCCAGCCGTGCCGCGGCATTGCGCCGGTCGACGGTCTTCACGGCGAGCGCCATGATCGCCTCTTCGGAGAGCGCCTCGCCCGGCACCTCGCCGACGACATGGCCCTGCGCCATGACGACGACGCGGTCCGACAGGCCGACCACCTCGGGCAGTTCGGAACTGATCATCAGGACGCCGACCCCCGAATCCGCCAGCTTGCGGATAAGCCGGTAGATCTCGACCTTCGCGCCGATATCGACGCCGCGCGTCGGCTCGTCGAGGATCAGCAACCGGTCCGAGATGCGGGACCAGCGGCTGAACAGCACCTTCTGCTGGTTGCCGCCCGACAGGCTCCCGACCTTGACTTCGGGCGATGGCGTCGCGACGGCGAAATCGGCGATCTGGCGTCTGGCGATCTCCCGCTCGCGCGAGCGGTCGACCAGTCCGCGACGCGTGACGCGGCCAAGGTCCGGCGCCACGATGTTGCTTGAAATGGGCAGGTTGAGAAAAAGGCCTTCGTCCTTGCGGTTCTCCGTCAGGAAGCCGACGCCGCGGTCGATGGCAGCCCGCGGGCGATGGTCCCCGAGCGGCTTGCCGTCCAGCTCGATCGTGCCGCTGTCGATGCCGCGCATGCCGAACACGGCCTCGGCGACCTCCGTGCGGCCCGAGCCCACCATGCCCGCGACGCCGACGATTTCGCCGGGCCGGACGTCGAGCGAGACGTCGCGCACGCGCGGCCCCGCCGCCAGGCCGCGAATGGAAAGCACCGTGTCGCCGGAAGGCGCGACCGTCCGGCGGGCGGGATAAATCTGCTCGAGCTGGCGGCCGACCATGCCGGTGATCATCTCCGTGCGCGTCATCGCGCCGACGGGCCTGGAATCGACCACCTGACCGTCCTTGAGGATGGTGACGTGGTCGGCGATCTCGAAGATCTCCTCGAGCCGGTGCGAGATATAGACGATCCCGACGCCCTGGCCGCGCAGACGGCGCATGTTGGCGAAGAGCAGATCGACCTCCTTGCCGGAGATGACAGCCGTCGGCTCGTCGAGGATGAGCAGCTTCAGGTCGCCGACCAGGGCCTTGGCGATCTCGACCATCTGCTGGTCGGCGAGCGGAAGCTCGTCGATATGGGCCCGCGTCGTAATATCGACGCCGAGCTGCGCCAGGATTTCGGCGGCACGCGCGTGACGGGCCTTGTCGGAGATGAAACCGAGCGCGCCGCGCGGCTGCGCATCGACGAGGATGTTCTCCGCTACGCAGAGCTCCGGGAAGAGGGCGAGTTCCTGATGGATGATATGGATGCCGGCTTCGCGGGCCTGCCGCGGGTTCTTCCAGGCGACGGTCCTGCCGAGATAGGTGATCGTGCCCGCGTCCGGCCGCACGGCACCGCCGATGACCCGCGTGAGCGTTGATTTGCCCGCGCCGTTTTCCCCGAGAAGCGCGTGGACCTCGCCGGGGCGAACCGTGAAGTCCACCCGGTCGAGCGGCTTGACGCCCGGATATGACTTCTCGATCTGACGCAGCTCGATAACCGTTGATGACATGTCCCGCACTCGATCCCGCTCCTGTGAAAAGCCGGCGCGCATTCCTGCGCGCCGGAAAACGCCTGGGAGGGCTTATTTCGGATAGTCGGGATTGAACGTGCTCGGATTGTACCCGTCCGGCAGGCCGTGGCTCGGCGACAGGTCACCCGGATCGTCCATGCTGACATGGTCGAGGATATGCCGGTCGCCCCTGACGGAAACGGTATCGCCGTCCGGCGACGTCACGACCTGGAAGCTCACCTCCACCTTGTCCGGAACCGGGATGCCCTTGAGCACGTCGAGCGCGGTCTCGATGCCGGTGATGCCCATCGACGTCGGATAGTCGATGCCGCACATCTTGATGTCGTGCTGGTTGGCGAGCTGGTACATGCGCGCCACGTCGCCGCCGGTCATCGGCGGAATTTCGCCCGCCTTGTAGCCGGCATCGAGATAGGCCTCGATCGCGCCGTAGCCCTGCAGAGCGCTGTCGGCGAGCACGCCGTCGATGTCCTTGCCGTATTTCTGGATGAGCGCGGCCATCACCGATTTGCCGGTCGCCGGGTTCCAGTCGCAATACTGCTTTTCCAGCACCTTGATATCGGGGAACTTGGAGAAGACCTCCTCGTTCGCCTTGATGCGGATTTCCGCGACGCTGGAGCCCGCAATGCCCGGCAGCATGACGATGTTGCCCTTGCCGCCGAGCGTCTCACAGAGCCACTGCGCCTCCAGGCGGCCGAGCGCCCAGTCGGATGCCGTCACATAGGTGATGTAGTTCTCGGGCGTCTTGACCTTCCGGTCCACCATGACGACCGGGATTCCCTGTTCGGTCGCACGACCGACGACGGAATCGAGCGCATCCTCCGTCGCCGCGGCAATCAGCAGCAGGTCCACGCCCTGGCTGATGAGGTCCTGGATGTCCGCGATCTGCTTGGACGGATCGTCATTGGCGTCCGTCACGAGAAGACGGGAAATGTCGTCGCGGTGCTCGCCTGCCGCCCACAGCACGCCATGCTGGAAGGCGACGCGCCAGGCATTGGAGATCGAGGCGTTGGAAAAGCCGATGACATAGGGACCGTCCTTCTTCCACTTGGACGTGTCGATCATGGTGTTGGGATTGGGGTTCCACATCCAGGTGCGCGGCGCACCGTAGTAGCCGGCCTTCTTGCCCGTCGTGGTTTCGGCGGCGGCGCGCGTCGCGCTGGCAAGTTGCATACCCGGCAGGGCCGCCATGGCCGCGGCACCGGGCACGCCCCGCAGAAACGACTTTCGGGAAATCTTCGTGTCGAGAATATTCTTCAAGGACATTGGCTCCTCCTCCTGAACCCCTGATTATTCTTTCATGCCTTGCCGGAAATCCCATATTGTCAAAAACAACTCGAATATAACTCCGGCTGAATTCCTCCATCTGCCGATTATCCAGATTTATATAGTGCATTTTGCAATGCACAAAGATCAGGTGGATGCTTTCGGCGTGACATAACTATGTTTTGCCGCAGCCTTCGGGTCAATTGTCTGGGATGTAATAGCTGATATTACCCATTTAAACTTGGGCGAACGGCAAAAATCAATCTATCGTCTTCAGCGTGTGAGGGGGCTCAGCAGGGCATCTCGCCGGAGGAGGATCTGTGAACATACTTGTTATCTTGCGCATGGTGCCGGATGCGGCCGGTGAATTGCTGCTGACCGGCGACGGGCTCGGTATCGATCGCGAATGGCTTGATTTCCAGCTCAACGACTTCGACGACCACGCCCTCGAAGACGCGATCCTCCTGAAGGAAGCCACCGGCGCGAAGGTCACGGTCATCGCCATCGGCGAAGGCACGAACCGCATTCTCCAGATGGCTGCCGCCCGCGGGGCGGACGAGGTGATCGCGCTGCCTTGCGAGGAGGACGAACTCCTCTCCTCGCGCGACCTTGCGGCGACGGTCGTCGACCTCGCGCGCGCCAGGTCGGCGGACCTCGTGGTCTGCGGCGTGCAGTCGAGCGAGGATCTGTTCGGCCAGCTCGCCCCCTATGTCGGCGCCATGCTGGACTGGCCGCATATTTCCGGCACCAACCGCATCGAGGCAAGCGGCGGCGGGCTCCATGTCACCCAGGAGCGGGGGGCTGGCGTCTCCGTCACCTACGAAGTCGTGCTGCCGGCCGTGCTCGGCGTCCAGACGGCGACGAAGGCGCCGCGCTATGTCTCCGGCAGCAAGCTGCGGGAAGCCTCGAAGACACCGATCGGCAGGGGCGAGCGGCAGGCGTCGTCCTTCACCCTCTCGGCCTCCATCGAGGGCCTGCGCATCCCCGAAGAGACCGGTTCGGCGCAGCAGCTCGGCGAAGACGCCGAGAATGTCGCCGAGCGCATCGTCGCAATCCTCGAAAGCAACGGCATCGGGAGACGCTGAACCATGAAGATCTATGCCTGCACCGAGGGCCGATCCGGCCAGGTCGATGCCGTTTCTCTCGAAATGATCGCGGCGGCCCGCAGCCTGGCAAGGGATGGCGACGACGTGATCGCCTTCTTCGCCGGAAGCGCCGCCGCAGACGCGGCCGGCAAGTTCGGTACGGCCGACCGCCTCGTCGCCGCGATCGCCCCCGAGGCCGACATCGTCGTGGCCGGCACCTATGCGCGCCAGCTTTGCGACGTTATCGCGGCCGAGGGCGCCGGCATCGTCGTTGTGCCCTATTCCGCCAACGGGCTGGACGTCGCCTCGTCCGTCGCCGCCCGGCTCGACTGGCCGCTCGTCAGCTATGTCGAGAAGATCGCGCGCGACGGCCAATCGCTCTCCGTTGTCGCGCAGTTGTACGGCGGCAAGGTGCTGGCCGACTGCAGCGTTCCGCTTCCGGCGGTGCTGATGGTCAATCCCGGCGCCTTCGCCGAGGCGACGGCCACACCGCTTTCGCCGGACCGCATCGACACAATCGACATCGCGGAACTCGTCGCCGCAAGCCGGGTACGACCGATTTCCATCGACCTGCCGGATTTCAGCGATGTCGATCTCAAGGCCGCCGAACGGATCGTCTGCGTCGGCCGCGGCATCGGCGACGAGGCCAGCATCGACCTTGCCCGCGACCTCGCGGCGCTGCTCGGCGCGGAGATCGCCGGCAGTCGGCCCGTCGTGGACAATGGCTGGCTGCCCAAGCTGCGCCAGGTCGGCAAATCGGGCCAGAAGGTCAAGCCGAAGCTCTACATGGCGCTCGGCGTCTCCGGCGCCCCGGAACATCTCGAAGGCATGGGGCAGTCGGACATGATCATCGCGGTCAACACGGATCCGAAGGCGCCGATCTTCAATGTCGCCCATTACGGGGCGACCTGCGACCTGTTCGAGCTCATGTCGAGCCTTTCCGAACGGCTGCAACCTTCGGACACCTGAAATGGCGGCGACGTACATTCTCTGGGCCGTGACGCTCGCGGCGGCGCTATTGACCGCATGGCGGTGCAGGCATTACGTCCGCGCGCTCGCCGCCGCACCGGCCGCCGCCCGGTTCGACAGGCCGGTCGAACGGCTGAAGGGTGTCGCCGTCGCGGTCGGCCTGCACCGGCGGCTCCTGCGCCGGCCCCTTTCCGGCGTCCTGCATGCCCTTATCCTCGTGTGCTTCTTCGTTCTGTTCACCGTCACCGTGGAGGCCTTCGGCTCTCGGCTCTTCCCGGGCTTCTCGCTGGCGCCGGTCGGCGGCGAGACATGGATCGCGCTGCTTCAGGACTGGGCCGCCGTCGTCATGCTCGTCGGCGTGGGGCTCGCGATGTACCAGCGCTACGTGCTGAAGCCCGCGCGCTTCGAGGGATCGAGTGGACGTGATGCGGCCGTCATCTACGGCCTCATCCTCGCCATCGTCGGTTCGCTCCTGCTGGAATCCGCTTTCCGCATCCTCGCCGGCGGCGCGGCGGGCTGGCGGCCGGTGAGCGTGGCGCTCGCGGCGCTGCTCTCCCCGGCCGCCCCTGTCGCAGAGGCGGCGGAAGCCGTGTTCTACTGGATCCACGTCGCGGCGATCCTCGGCTTCCTCGTCTACATTCCCGGCTCGAAGCACCGGCACATGTTCCTCGCCGCACCGAACGTGTATTTCCGCAGCCTCGATCCGCGCGGGACGGTCCCTGCGGTGCCGGAGGCACGCAGCACGACGGGCGTCAGCGATCTTGCCGCCTTCGACTGGAAGCAGCAGCTCGACCTCCTCACCTGTACCGAGTGCGGCCGCTGCCAGGCGGTCTGTCCCGCCTATGCCGCCGGCCTGCCGCTCAGCCCCAAGATGCTGATCACCGACATGCGCGACTCGCTGGTGGCCGGACCTGCGGCCGGCCCGCTCGTCGGCGGCGTCATCAGCGAGGAGACGCTGTGGGCCTGCACGACCTGCCGGGCCTGCATGGAGGAATGCCCCGTCGAGATCGAGCACCTGCCGAAGATCATCGACATGCGCCGCCATCTCGTCGACGAGGGTAATGTCAGCAGCGGACTGCAGGATGCGCTGTCGAATATCGGCCGTGTCGGCAACTCGATGGGCAAGCCCTCCAAGATGCGCGCCCGCTGGACGCGCGAACTCGGCTTTCCCGTCAAGGACGCGCGCAGCGAGCCGGTCGACATCCTGTGGTTCGTCGGCGACTATGCCTCCTATGATCCGCGCGTGCAGGAGATAACCCGCAAGGTCGCAGAATTGCTGACGGTCGCCGGCGTCGATTTCGGCATCCTGTTCGACGCCGAGCGCAACAGCGGCAACGACGTCCGCCGCGCCGGAGAGGAAGGCCTCTTCGAAACCCTGGCGCAGTCCAACATCGACGCCATCAATGGATGCAGCTTCAGCCGCATCATGACGAGCGATCCGCACAGCCTCAACGCGCTGAAGAACGACTACCGGCATTTCGGCACGGGCTTCGAGGTGCTGCACCACACGGCATTCCTTGCCGAACTGCTGAACGACGGCCGGCTGAAGCTCGCGCCGCCGGCCGCCGGCGGCCGCGTGACCTATCACGACCCCTGCTATCTCGGGCGCTACAACGGCGGCTTCGACGCCCCGCGCGATCTCATCGCCGCCGCCGGATACAGCCTGCACGAAATGCCGCGATGTCGCGAAAAATCCTTCTGCTGCGGCGCAGGCGGCGGACGCATCTGGCAGAGCGACGACGGCGTCACGGAACGTCCCAGCGAAAACCGTATCCGCGAGGCACTCGGCCTCGACGACGTGGAACTCTTCGTCGTCGCCTGCCCGAAGGACAAGGTCATGTACACGGCCGCGATCGACGCCCTCGGCGCTTCGGATCGGCTGAAGGTCATGGATGTCGCCGAACTGCTCATTCCGGCCGAAGCGCCCGCGGGCGTCCGGCCATAAGAACGACCGGCCCGCCAGGGCCGGCCTGCAACATGCGGCCGGGTGCCGCGGTTAAAAACGGGGCGGCGCCCCGCATTTGGGAGCAAGCACATGTCTTATT
It encodes the following:
- a CDS encoding GMC family oxidoreductase, translating into MAIENLADRGARPRRDEEVDVVIVGAGPSGSVAALHLARAGVSVVVLEQGDWPEYNDYTGARPEHELVSTKLWHPNPNVRDNPNDYPVDTSTTDINPLMFAGVGGSATLYGAQWMHFLPSDFRARSMDGVAEDWPFSYEDLLPYQLEIEREVGVSGLAGDPAFPPRPAYPFAALPMGSVGRRGALGMENMGWHWWPGSNAIPSEKFGELNACVRRGTCLTGCPEGAKSTTDRSHWPLALKAGARLVTRARVKEIETNDQGLATGVVYVDANGRDRRQRAKVVIVCANGVGTPRLLLMSGGSRNPDGLANSSGLVGKRLMMHPFASVLASYEDPLDSWRGPFGQQVYSLEFYETDESRGFVRGSKWNCMPSGGPVGVSGAIGSKVYVAEEGRFQDFWGGNLHDNVDRRFGHSLIWGIVGEDLPEESNQVVLSRDLVDSDGLPAPQIIYKVNENSNRLLQFNIERCLESVKAAGAIETLVSTPVRESGWHLIGTCVMGADPKTSVVDQFGACHDVPNLYIMDASTFPTSGATNPTATIMAVALRNTRRMIAERRNQKVA
- a CDS encoding ABC transporter permease; amino-acid sequence: MAPLEATLPKSRKSVSMAAIFERFGLAIFLGVLLVAAALLSPTFLRPANLVNVLTIAAPLGMVVVGQAFVIMVRGLDLSVASLMATVAVLATAFKATSNDAIPVIFLAAIVISALVGFVNGWLVAKRNVSPFLATLAMMIILQGVRFAYTGGAPISTLPPGMSFLASGRIWGIPVNLTTLAVMAVVLSIVLHRSRLGRKIFMVGSNPKAAFLNGIAPDRVTIACYVICSVCAGIGGLFLLGYVGTVSNWVGQGYELDSIVAAVMGGVALSGGRGTILGALLGVAVLVVINNLVLLLGFPIEMQLIIKGIIIVGAAAFYRTRLV
- a CDS encoding ABC transporter permease, producing the protein MSALLMDLRRNRLMMSYLIVGGLILLILVAGGVLSDRFLTWRNVTNVLQQLIVLGLVSLGQTFVVLMGGIDLAIGSLVSAVTVFLANFLDWRPDLVWLAVPLALAAAAAVGAVNGILTVVLRVHPLIVTLGMSSVIFGGTLMYRKEPGGSIPRALEDIAYRNVGGIPVSAIVLVVVFAIAGLWLQRTRAGRNIYFVGGDAEAARLNGLAVGRITVMAYALSGLCAGIAGLFLTARTGVGDPRIGAALTLQSITPVVVGGTILAGGRGGVFGTFLGVLLVTMLNSLLNFVGVSSYYQWIIQGVIIIVAVGFHTVRRT
- a CDS encoding sugar ABC transporter ATP-binding protein, which translates into the protein MSSTVIELRQIEKSYPGVKPLDRVDFTVRPGEVHALLGENGAGKSTLTRVIGGAVRPDAGTITYLGRTVAWKNPRQAREAGIHIIHQELALFPELCVAENILVDAQPRGALGFISDKARHARAAEILAQLGVDITTRAHIDELPLADQQMVEIAKALVGDLKLLILDEPTAVISGKEVDLLFANMRRLRGQGVGIVYISHRLEEIFEIADHVTILKDGQVVDSRPVGAMTRTEMITGMVGRQLEQIYPARRTVAPSGDTVLSIRGLAAGPRVRDVSLDVRPGEIVGVAGMVGSGRTEVAEAVFGMRGIDSGTIELDGKPLGDHRPRAAIDRGVGFLTENRKDEGLFLNLPISSNIVAPDLGRVTRRGLVDRSREREIARRQIADFAVATPSPEVKVGSLSGGNQQKVLFSRWSRISDRLLILDEPTRGVDIGAKVEIYRLIRKLADSGVGVLMISSELPEVVGLSDRVVVMAQGHVVGEVPGEALSEEAIMALAVKTVDRRNAAARLGEVA
- a CDS encoding substrate-binding domain-containing protein — protein: MSLKNILDTKISRKSFLRGVPGAAAMAALPGMQLASATRAAAETTTGKKAGYYGAPRTWMWNPNPNTMIDTSKWKKDGPYVIGFSNASISNAWRVAFQHGVLWAAGEHRDDISRLLVTDANDDPSKQIADIQDLISQGVDLLLIAAATEDALDSVVGRATEQGIPVVMVDRKVKTPENYITYVTASDWALGRLEAQWLCETLGGKGNIVMLPGIAGSSVAEIRIKANEEVFSKFPDIKVLEKQYCDWNPATGKSVMAALIQKYGKDIDGVLADSALQGYGAIEAYLDAGYKAGEIPPMTGGDVARMYQLANQHDIKMCGIDYPTSMGITGIETALDVLKGIPVPDKVEVSFQVVTSPDGDTVSVRGDRHILDHVSMDDPGDLSPSHGLPDGYNPSTFNPDYPK
- a CDS encoding electron transfer flavoprotein subunit alpha/FixB family protein, with protein sequence MKIYACTEGRSGQVDAVSLEMIAAARSLARDGDDVIAFFAGSAAADAAGKFGTADRLVAAIAPEADIVVAGTYARQLCDVIAAEGAGIVVVPYSANGLDVASSVAARLDWPLVSYVEKIARDGQSLSVVAQLYGGKVLADCSVPLPAVLMVNPGAFAEATATPLSPDRIDTIDIAELVAASRVRPISIDLPDFSDVDLKAAERIVCVGRGIGDEASIDLARDLAALLGAEIAGSRPVVDNGWLPKLRQVGKSGQKVKPKLYMALGVSGAPEHLEGMGQSDMIIAVNTDPKAPIFNVAHYGATCDLFELMSSLSERLQPSDT
- a CDS encoding (Fe-S)-binding protein, translated to MAATYILWAVTLAAALLTAWRCRHYVRALAAAPAAARFDRPVERLKGVAVAVGLHRRLLRRPLSGVLHALILVCFFVLFTVTVEAFGSRLFPGFSLAPVGGETWIALLQDWAAVVMLVGVGLAMYQRYVLKPARFEGSSGRDAAVIYGLILAIVGSLLLESAFRILAGGAAGWRPVSVALAALLSPAAPVAEAAEAVFYWIHVAAILGFLVYIPGSKHRHMFLAAPNVYFRSLDPRGTVPAVPEARSTTGVSDLAAFDWKQQLDLLTCTECGRCQAVCPAYAAGLPLSPKMLITDMRDSLVAGPAAGPLVGGVISEETLWACTTCRACMEECPVEIEHLPKIIDMRRHLVDEGNVSSGLQDALSNIGRVGNSMGKPSKMRARWTRELGFPVKDARSEPVDILWFVGDYASYDPRVQEITRKVAELLTVAGVDFGILFDAERNSGNDVRRAGEEGLFETLAQSNIDAINGCSFSRIMTSDPHSLNALKNDYRHFGTGFEVLHHTAFLAELLNDGRLKLAPPAAGGRVTYHDPCYLGRYNGGFDAPRDLIAAAGYSLHEMPRCREKSFCCGAGGGRIWQSDDGVTERPSENRIREALGLDDVELFVVACPKDKVMYTAAIDALGASDRLKVMDVAELLIPAEAPAGVRP